A single region of the Branchiostoma lanceolatum isolate klBraLanc5 chromosome 1, klBraLanc5.hap2, whole genome shotgun sequence genome encodes:
- the LOC136428712 gene encoding uncharacterized protein, producing MASPAAKRMTFSSEVLFGGESTTLPAGSPLLYDSEPLCSDGPVYQLPSHWYKQQDMCTDEDYERLAQVLQQGEGTNQKRTEVEGNKQVSQADEEEVQILEVQDIEEKSQQTCTELEEETCSQGVVPLEPTGCCLGYQDMQVCGYEDTNTVQSGLTNTDNYSQDCSVEDEQLLPEAETLRQLDGVLREQMNEEIEQFRSNLHGLLTDHYLRHRYILNSGNISSEVPCGPPSAVPMNDSLCSSGKKLIILSTF from the exons ATGGCGAGCCCAGCTGCTAAGAGGATGACCTTCAGCTCTGAAGTTTTGTTTGGAGGAGAGTCGACCACTCTTCCAGCAGGGTCCCCATTGCTGTATGACTCTGAGCCTTTGTGTTCTGATGGACCTGTGTATCAACTCCCGTCACACTG GTACAAACAGCAAGATATGTGTACAGATGAAGATTATGAAAGGCTGGCCCAAGTATTGCAGCAGGGAGAGGGGACGAACCAGAAACGGACAGAGGTGGAGGGAAACAAACAGGTTTCTCAG GCTGATGAGGAAGAGGTACAGATCCTCGAAGTTCAAGACATTGAAGAGAAGTCTCAGCAGACTTGTACAGAACTTGAGGAGGAAACTTGCAGCCAAGGAGTCGTACCTCTGGAACCTACAGGCTGCTGTCTGGGATATCAGGACATGCAG GTCTGTGGATATGAGGATACGAACACAGTGCAAAGTGGACTGACAAATACAGACAACTATTCCCAGGACTGCAGTGTGGAGGATGAGCAGCTATTACCTGAAGCAGAGACCCTAAGACAACTAG ATGGTGTGCTCAGAGAACAGATGAACGAAGAAATTGAACAGTTCCGGTCCAACTTACATGGTCTTCTGACAGACCACTACCTCCGTCACCGCTACATTTTAAACAGTGGGAACATATCTTCAGAA GTGCCGTGTGGACCACCCTCAGCAGTCCCTATGAATGACAGTTTGTGTAGCTCAGGTAAGAAATTGATTATATTGTCTACCTTTTGa